The Mucilaginibacter mallensis genome has a segment encoding these proteins:
- a CDS encoding NAD-dependent epimerase/dehydratase family protein — protein sequence MANQQLSLVNGANGHLGNNLVRLLISKGILVRAAVRNIGNKEPFAGLDCEVVQSDITDKQSLIKALQGVETFYAVGAAFKLWAKDPQKEIYDVNIQGTRNMIEAAAEAGVKRIVYVSSIAALNYTAIPAKENYGYNPDRRDTYYNSKNDGEKLAFELAKKYNIELVAVLPSAMIGSEAFAPLNVSYNILKLILQKEIPVETNIALNWVDVKDVAEGCYLAATKGISGERYILANEKCTSIKDTTKIAQQLFPGLKIKLPVAVPKPVLFVIAWLMELGSKISGKAPLLSTKDIAMFSGLQQDFDLSKSRNELGYNPKNPTMAVEEALGYLIEHQLVPLKNPDK from the coding sequence ATGGCAAATCAGCAATTATCACTCGTTAATGGTGCAAACGGGCACCTCGGCAATAATTTAGTAAGGCTACTGATCAGTAAAGGTATCCTGGTACGGGCCGCCGTCAGAAATATCGGCAACAAAGAACCTTTTGCAGGTTTGGATTGCGAAGTTGTTCAATCAGACATTACCGATAAGCAATCATTAATAAAAGCATTACAGGGTGTTGAAACTTTTTACGCAGTAGGGGCCGCGTTTAAACTTTGGGCAAAGGATCCTCAAAAGGAGATCTATGATGTGAACATCCAGGGCACCCGAAACATGATTGAAGCAGCCGCGGAGGCGGGAGTGAAAAGGATTGTATATGTGAGCTCGATAGCTGCCTTAAATTATACTGCTATACCGGCTAAAGAAAACTATGGGTATAACCCCGACCGGAGGGATACGTATTACAACTCAAAAAACGATGGCGAAAAGCTGGCTTTTGAACTGGCTAAGAAATATAATATTGAGTTGGTAGCAGTTTTACCTTCAGCCATGATAGGGAGCGAGGCCTTTGCGCCATTAAATGTATCGTACAATATCCTGAAGCTGATCCTGCAAAAGGAGATCCCGGTTGAAACAAATATTGCACTTAACTGGGTTGATGTGAAAGATGTTGCCGAAGGCTGTTATTTAGCAGCAACAAAAGGGATCAGCGGAGAGCGGTATATACTGGCCAATGAAAAATGCACCTCTATTAAGGATACCACTAAAATTGCACAACAGCTTTTCCCCGGGTTAAAGATCAAATTGCCGGTTGCCGTACCAAAGCCTGTTTTATTTGTTATTGCCTGGCTAATGGAGCTGGGCAGTAAAATAAGCGGCAAAGCACCTTTACTAAGCACTAAAGACATTGCCATGTTTTCGGGTTTACAACAGGACTTTGACCTGTCAAAATCAAGAAATGAGCTGGGCTATAATCCTAAAAACCCAACCATGGCTGTAGAAGAGGCGCTGGGATATTTGATTGAGCATCAATTAGTGCCATTAAAAAATCCTGACAAGTAA
- a CDS encoding Crp/Fnr family transcriptional regulator: MHNHLLNIISQKVPLTEYDIDLCKLYFEPVLFPKNRIIEEAGTVPQYLYFVVKGFMRLFHYNENGDEVTTHINCPPGFLTSYSHFINPTKADENVECITECELLRITKNNLDLLTQKSAAFKDFSIGVFQQSIAYNENRSKELATLSAEQRYKKLIENYPGIIHHVPVQYIASFLGMKPESLSRIRKRMNS, from the coding sequence ATGCACAATCATTTACTAAATATCATATCTCAAAAGGTACCGTTAACTGAGTATGATATTGATTTGTGTAAACTATATTTTGAACCGGTACTGTTTCCAAAAAACAGGATTATTGAAGAAGCCGGCACGGTGCCCCAATACCTATACTTTGTTGTAAAAGGCTTTATGCGCCTGTTTCATTATAACGAAAATGGCGACGAGGTAACCACCCACATCAATTGCCCGCCAGGATTTTTAACTTCTTATTCTCATTTTATCAATCCAACAAAAGCAGATGAAAATGTAGAATGCATAACCGAATGTGAGCTACTCAGGATCACTAAAAATAATTTAGACCTATTAACCCAAAAAAGTGCCGCGTTTAAAGATTTCAGTATCGGCGTGTTTCAGCAGTCTATCGCTTATAACGAGAACCGTTCAAAAGAACTGGCGACATTAAGCGCAGAACAGCGGTATAAAAAACTGATCGAAAACTACCCGGGTATTATACATCATGTGCCGGTTCAATATATCGCATCTTTTTTGGGGATGAAACCGGAAAGCCTGAGCCGGATACGCAAGCGGATGAATTCCTAA
- a CDS encoding alpha/beta fold hydrolase yields the protein MKKSILKMGIALLCAIIFSSVITLTADAQQPAGIKNIVLVHGAFVDGSGWKPVYDILVKKGYHVSVTQQPLTSFDNDVAAVKRVLAMQDGPCILVGHSYGGAIITIAGNDDHVAGLVYIAAHAPDNGESEGGNGKLYPSAYKSLQKGADGFDYIAPASFYADFAADLPKSIAEFTANAQMPVADAVFHAIIQNPAWRTKPSWYMVAKADRIINPDLERMYAKRAKSTTVEIEGASHSVYESHPEDVAKLIIAAATGATAKK from the coding sequence ATGAAAAAATCAATTTTAAAAATGGGGATCGCGCTGCTTTGCGCCATCATCTTTAGTTCAGTCATTACTCTTACTGCTGATGCACAGCAACCGGCAGGTATCAAAAATATTGTTCTGGTTCACGGTGCTTTTGTAGATGGATCGGGCTGGAAACCGGTGTACGATATTTTAGTTAAAAAGGGATATCATGTTAGTGTAACCCAACAACCGCTCACCTCATTTGATAATGATGTTGCCGCAGTAAAAAGGGTATTAGCTATGCAGGATGGCCCGTGTATTTTAGTTGGACATAGCTACGGAGGAGCCATTATTACAATTGCCGGTAACGACGACCATGTTGCGGGCCTGGTTTATATAGCTGCGCATGCACCTGATAATGGTGAAAGCGAGGGCGGCAATGGAAAGCTTTATCCATCTGCCTATAAATCACTTCAAAAGGGTGCCGATGGGTTTGATTATATAGCTCCGGCAAGTTTTTATGCTGATTTTGCCGCTGATCTTCCAAAATCAATTGCTGAGTTTACAGCCAATGCGCAAATGCCGGTAGCAGATGCCGTATTCCATGCTATTATCCAGAATCCCGCCTGGCGAACAAAGCCAAGCTGGTATATGGTAGCCAAAGCCGACCGTATTATTAACCCTGATCTGGAACGTATGTATGCCAAACGCGCTAAAAGCACCACCGTGGAAATTGAAGGTGCCAGTCATTCAGTTTATGAATCGCACCCTGAGGATGTAGCAAAGCTAATTATTGCCGCAGCTACAGGCGCCACAGCTAAAAAGTAA
- a CDS encoding DUF1634 domain-containing protein — MKKIISKHLFADRDIEQFIGLQLRYGVIISSLIVLAGGLIYLQQSGGLALPAYSQFIGTKAGFTSIGQIITGLGTLNARGIIQFGVVVLIATPILRIAFSLVGFVIEKDRLYILITLIVLSVMMISIFGGLKV; from the coding sequence ATGAAAAAAATTATTTCGAAACATTTATTTGCCGATCGGGATATAGAACAATTTATCGGGTTGCAGCTCAGGTATGGCGTAATTATTTCCAGCCTGATAGTGCTTGCTGGTGGATTAATTTATCTGCAGCAGTCGGGCGGATTGGCTTTGCCGGCATATAGCCAATTTATTGGTACAAAAGCCGGGTTTACCAGCATTGGCCAAATTATAACAGGTTTAGGCACATTAAATGCCCGGGGTATTATACAATTTGGCGTGGTAGTACTTATTGCAACGCCCATATTACGCATTGCGTTTTCTCTTGTGGGCTTCGTAATTGAAAAAGACAGGCTTTATATTTTAATAACTTTAATCGTGCTATCTGTTATGATGATAAGCATTTTCGGTGGATTAAAAGTTTAG
- a CDS encoding sulfite exporter TauE/SafE family protein: MTILTFTLILLAGAYLAGLVGSLTGLGGGVVVIPLLTLVFHVDIRYAIGAALLASIANSSGAASAYVKEGITNIRLGMFLEIATTAGAVAGAVIAVYTPTNTIAILFGAILLFSAAMTIRKKNQEALTTGSALSLKLKLDSSYPTKEGPVSYKLKNVGAGFSIMALAGIMSGLLGIGSGALKVLAMDSTMHIPFKVSTTTSNFMIGVTAAASAVVYLQRGYMDPGIAFPVVLGVLGGAFTGAKLLKRLDPKVLKYIFCLAISFVAVEMIYNGYNHQF; this comes from the coding sequence ATGACAATTCTAACATTCACATTAATTTTGCTTGCCGGGGCATACCTGGCCGGGTTGGTGGGCTCGCTCACCGGCTTAGGGGGCGGGGTGGTAGTTATACCTTTGCTCACCCTGGTTTTTCATGTCGATATCCGTTACGCTATAGGTGCCGCCTTACTGGCATCAATTGCCAACTCATCGGGCGCGGCAAGTGCTTATGTTAAGGAGGGCATCACCAACATCCGTTTAGGTATGTTTCTTGAAATTGCTACCACCGCAGGCGCGGTTGCGGGAGCTGTAATAGCCGTATACACACCTACTAATACTATTGCTATACTTTTCGGGGCCATATTACTGTTCTCTGCCGCCATGACCATCCGCAAGAAAAACCAGGAGGCACTAACAACCGGCAGCGCTCTATCCTTAAAATTAAAACTCGATAGCAGTTACCCCACTAAAGAGGGCCCGGTAAGCTACAAATTAAAAAATGTTGGTGCAGGCTTCTCCATCATGGCCCTTGCAGGCATCATGTCGGGATTATTGGGGATAGGTTCGGGGGCGCTAAAAGTGCTGGCTATGGACTCAACTATGCATATCCCTTTTAAGGTTAGCACCACTACCAGCAATTTCATGATCGGCGTTACCGCCGCTGCGAGCGCGGTTGTTTACCTGCAAAGAGGGTATATGGACCCTGGCATTGCCTTTCCGGTGGTTCTGGGGGTTCTGGGTGGTGCATTCACCGGGGCGAAATTGTTGAAAAGGCTCGACCCTAAAGTATTAAAATACATCTTTTGTCTTGCTATTTCTTTTGTAGCGGTTGAAATGATCTACAACGGTTATAACCATCAATTTTAA
- a CDS encoding FKBP-type peptidyl-prolyl cis-trans isomerase — translation MKKNLLTLICTVCFCGIAFAQKTDTITTASGLKYFFKTKGSGAAFIPGQLAIVDYILTLTDGKQIDATADRGTPFAAQVPGKLIKGFNEAIPLMHIGDRAVFILPSNIAYGEKGTGTIPPNSTLIFDITLLDTKAKSLGMVLDSILFAKPVTADSKPQIDTVLKTFNTLKKAKFKDLYVSEDDLNSIGYELIKKYPADAVELFKLNVKLYPKSYNAYDSLGEGYMDMGDNKQAIKNYEKSLKLNPKNTNATDMIKKMQTGGKP, via the coding sequence ATGAAGAAAAACCTACTCACCCTTATCTGTACCGTTTGTTTCTGCGGCATCGCATTCGCACAAAAAACAGATACCATTACGACAGCATCCGGCTTGAAATATTTTTTTAAAACCAAAGGCAGCGGGGCCGCATTTATCCCCGGGCAACTGGCCATAGTTGATTACATTTTAACCCTGACCGATGGCAAACAAATAGACGCGACCGCAGATCGCGGGACACCATTTGCAGCGCAGGTGCCAGGTAAACTCATAAAGGGCTTTAATGAAGCCATACCGTTAATGCATATTGGTGACAGGGCCGTATTTATACTACCATCAAATATAGCTTATGGCGAAAAAGGCACCGGCACAATCCCACCAAACTCGACACTCATTTTTGACATAACCTTATTGGATACCAAAGCAAAATCATTAGGTATGGTTTTGGATAGCATACTTTTTGCAAAACCGGTTACCGCAGATTCGAAGCCGCAAATAGATACCGTGCTTAAAACTTTTAATACGCTAAAGAAAGCAAAGTTTAAGGACCTGTACGTATCCGAAGATGATCTGAATAGTATAGGCTATGAGCTCATTAAGAAATACCCGGCTGATGCCGTGGAATTGTTCAAACTGAATGTGAAGCTATACCCAAAATCATACAACGCGTATGACAGTTTGGGCGAGGGTTATATGGATATGGGTGATAATAAACAGGCGATCAAGAATTATGAAAAATCGCTAAAGCTCAATCCTAAAAATACTAATGCTACGGATATGATAAAGAAGATGCAGACGGGTGGGAAACCTTGA
- a CDS encoding HEPN domain-containing protein, giving the protein MPYTKSLARKTIDIEIVKMISIIKDTLKNKSISSDTRDYVLSCCIMLGSAKMEVYFEDFFDSWIQKVNALNLTSTQLPKNLRAVYLNQLFLVNGFKKLLFENNEPNYIELISNGLSDVHFHLTDESKCLPRLSAKKIYQNKKYPSPDNLNTMFKRVGINKVFNELNKSAKLDIKNLLQSYNDFRTAIAHNGIPTGINQRDVIDKLKDLQIIVYHIDKMLFRHLIKYTTMASWTI; this is encoded by the coding sequence ATGCCATATACAAAAAGCTTAGCTAGGAAAACCATCGATATTGAAATTGTTAAGATGATTTCGATAATTAAGGATACATTAAAAAATAAATCAATCAGTTCTGATACAAGAGATTATGTGTTAAGTTGCTGCATTATGCTCGGTTCTGCAAAAATGGAGGTGTATTTCGAGGACTTTTTCGATTCTTGGATACAAAAAGTCAATGCACTCAATTTGACTTCAACACAATTACCTAAAAACTTACGGGCAGTTTATCTGAATCAACTGTTTTTAGTCAATGGTTTTAAAAAATTACTTTTTGAAAACAACGAACCTAATTATATCGAGCTTATTTCCAATGGACTTTCTGATGTACACTTTCATTTGACTGATGAATCTAAATGTCTTCCAAGATTAAGTGCAAAAAAGATTTATCAAAATAAAAAGTATCCTTCACCAGATAATTTAAATACAATGTTCAAAAGAGTAGGAATTAATAAGGTATTTAATGAATTGAATAAGAGTGCAAAGTTGGATATTAAAAATTTACTTCAATCATATAATGATTTTCGGACTGCAATAGCACATAATGGCATTCCAACTGGGATAAATCAAAGAGATGTTATTGATAAATTAAAGGATCTTCAAATCATCGTTTATCATATAGATAAAATGCTCTTCAGGCACTTGATTAAGTATACTACAATGGCTTCATGGACAATCTAA
- a CDS encoding DUF262 domain-containing protein yields MAKRKLQENNLADILFPTLSEEELSESIINIPPEQRRLHTETLDFSISTVIDSLTKGDMFIPEFQRRYVWSEAQASRLIESLIIQCPIPVIYLNQEKDEKLSVIDGNQRLLSLQKFIRNQFGLKGLTAYPELEGNKFYDLDPRFQRHILNRTLRCIVIAKDTHPQIKFDVFERLNSGSVKLTAQELRHGLYHGSFMKLVNELAKDKNWQKLINLSANKRMKSEELIIRFFAFHYNLENYKKPLANFLNEFCDANKELTEDKKLEYTLLFKRTIQNILLLFGSLAFKIFDKQLKPVNNFNAALFDAEMLSVSSYSEALVVKPSVSKILIKNLGEKFDEEEFIKTLSVSTSDKNPINKRVSIVDELVKAVL; encoded by the coding sequence ATGGCGAAGAGAAAGCTTCAAGAAAATAACCTGGCAGATATACTTTTTCCAACTCTTTCGGAAGAGGAGCTAAGTGAGTCGATAATCAATATTCCTCCTGAGCAGAGACGTCTACACACTGAAACATTGGATTTCTCTATATCTACGGTTATTGATTCATTAACAAAAGGAGATATGTTTATTCCAGAGTTTCAAAGGAGATATGTATGGAGTGAGGCTCAAGCATCAAGATTGATTGAATCATTAATTATACAATGTCCAATTCCTGTTATTTATTTAAATCAAGAGAAGGATGAAAAACTATCGGTTATAGATGGAAATCAACGTTTATTGAGCCTTCAAAAATTTATAAGAAATCAATTCGGATTAAAGGGATTAACAGCTTATCCAGAACTTGAGGGTAATAAATTTTATGATTTAGATCCTAGATTTCAAAGACACATACTCAATCGTACCTTGAGATGTATTGTAATAGCTAAAGACACCCATCCTCAAATAAAATTTGATGTTTTTGAAAGACTTAATTCCGGTTCTGTCAAGTTAACTGCACAAGAATTACGCCACGGTCTCTACCACGGTTCCTTTATGAAGCTTGTTAATGAACTGGCGAAAGATAAAAATTGGCAGAAGTTAATTAATCTAAGCGCTAACAAAAGAATGAAATCCGAAGAGCTCATAATAAGGTTTTTTGCATTTCATTACAATCTTGAGAATTATAAAAAACCATTGGCTAATTTTTTAAATGAATTTTGTGATGCTAATAAAGAATTAACAGAGGATAAGAAATTAGAATATACGTTATTATTCAAAAGGACCATTCAAAACATTCTACTTTTATTCGGAAGTCTAGCTTTTAAGATATTTGACAAGCAGTTAAAGCCTGTTAATAATTTTAACGCGGCACTTTTTGATGCTGAAATGTTATCAGTAAGCTCATATTCAGAGGCATTGGTGGTAAAGCCTAGCGTTAGTAAGATTTTAATAAAGAATTTAGGAGAAAAATTCGATGAAGAAGAATTTATCAAAACCTTAAGTGTTTCAACAAGCGATAAAAATCCTATAAACAAACGAGTATCGATAGTAGATGAATTAGTAAAAGCAGTACTTTAA
- a CDS encoding outer membrane beta-barrel family protein, whose amino-acid sequence MKLIRIFLPALFTLFLINFAGAQTRGGKISGLVLDNTKKPLDGATVILLVAKDSTEVSTQLVNPDGSFTFQNLKDNTYILKVTYIGYKDYRSSNVVISQQKPVALPPFILSSTGKTLNEVAVTAQKSYVQQKIDRTVVNVGALISNTGANALEVLEKSPGVQVDADGNITFKGKSGVLVMIDDKPTYLSAADLATYLRSLPASSLDQIELMDNPPAKYDAAGNAGVINIKTKKNSIRGFHAVVSADYAQGFYGRTNESINMNYRVDKVNLFANIAYNGNQTFRRLEIDRNYFDANGDQTSSLKDISYFRPVNNNTNIKAGMDFYASPKTTWGVVFTGTIAPDHDNSPVYSLLYGKNGELDSTINTQNTSKDKFNSKGINLNYTHKYDSTGRQLNFDLDYIRDVSNSNQLFVNNTFLPDGTLTNSQTLSDNLPSTINIYSAKADYAHPLKGKAKLEAGVKSSYVNTDNAANYYNVVDGVSTIDYNNTNRFLYKENINAAYVNFNKDFGRFSLQTGLRVENTNGNGHQLGNAEKADSSFANHYTNLFPTAYFSYNLDTAKHNVLVLSYGRRVGRPNYSSLNPFTFFVDEFTYFSGNPFLKPQFTDNYKLAYSFKSLFTVAVAYDYTTDVQGETIHNDGNVFISTTGNIGQLKTLDFSINTNLQPAKWWTVNLYAEFYNNTYQGQFYTGYLNQSKNTFDFNGSNQFTISKTWSAEISGFYDSGGAYGQFITLPKGMLNAAIQKKILNNKGSIKLNMRDILHTFSPSGTITNIENATATFHNFVDTQVATLAFTYSFGKSTNNPPKRETGGADSEQGRAH is encoded by the coding sequence ATGAAACTGATCCGGATATTTCTTCCAGCCTTATTCACACTATTCCTAATCAACTTTGCCGGTGCACAAACAAGGGGCGGTAAAATTTCGGGCTTGGTTTTAGATAATACCAAAAAACCGCTCGACGGCGCGACCGTGATTTTGCTTGTCGCGAAGGATTCGACAGAGGTAAGTACCCAGCTTGTTAACCCGGATGGCAGTTTCACCTTTCAAAATCTAAAAGACAATACTTATATACTAAAAGTGACCTATATAGGCTATAAGGATTACCGTAGCAGCAATGTGGTAATCAGTCAGCAAAAACCGGTTGCTTTGCCGCCGTTTATTTTATCATCAACCGGGAAAACGTTGAATGAGGTAGCCGTGACCGCTCAAAAGTCATATGTACAGCAAAAGATCGATCGCACGGTAGTTAACGTAGGCGCGCTGATATCCAATACCGGCGCCAATGCTTTGGAAGTGCTGGAAAAGTCGCCCGGCGTACAGGTAGATGCCGATGGCAATATTACATTTAAGGGTAAAAGCGGTGTATTGGTGATGATTGATGATAAACCTACTTATCTTTCGGCTGCCGACCTGGCTACTTACCTGCGCTCGTTACCGGCTTCGTCGTTAGATCAAATAGAGCTGATGGATAACCCGCCGGCCAAGTACGATGCTGCGGGAAACGCGGGTGTGATCAATATCAAAACTAAAAAGAATTCCATCAGGGGATTTCATGCCGTGGTATCGGCAGATTACGCGCAGGGCTTTTATGGCCGCACTAATGAGAGCATTAACATGAATTACCGGGTAGACAAGGTTAACCTTTTTGCCAACATTGCTTACAATGGAAACCAGACTTTCAGGAGGCTGGAGATCGACCGGAATTATTTTGATGCGAACGGCGATCAAACCTCTTCGCTAAAAGATATTTCGTATTTCAGGCCGGTAAATAACAATACAAATATTAAGGCAGGTATGGACTTTTATGCATCGCCGAAAACAACCTGGGGCGTAGTATTTACCGGTACCATAGCACCCGATCATGACAATAGCCCGGTATACAGCTTGCTCTATGGCAAAAACGGCGAACTGGATTCAACCATCAATACCCAAAATACATCTAAAGATAAGTTTAACAGCAAAGGCATAAACCTGAACTATACCCATAAGTATGATAGTACGGGCAGGCAGCTAAATTTCGACCTGGACTATATCCGTGATGTATCAAACAGCAACCAGTTGTTTGTAAATAATACCTTTTTACCCGATGGTACTTTAACAAATTCGCAAACCCTGAGTGATAATTTGCCATCAACCATCAATATCTATTCTGCCAAGGCCGATTATGCCCACCCGCTTAAAGGCAAAGCAAAGCTGGAGGCCGGTGTTAAGAGTAGCTATGTAAACACGGATAACGCCGCAAATTACTATAACGTGGTTGATGGCGTAAGCACCATTGATTATAACAATACCAACCGCTTTTTATATAAGGAGAATATAAACGCCGCCTATGTTAATTTTAATAAGGATTTCGGCCGGTTCTCGTTACAAACAGGTTTGCGGGTTGAGAATACCAATGGCAATGGGCATCAGCTGGGGAATGCCGAAAAGGCTGATTCATCATTTGCTAACCATTATACAAACCTGTTCCCGACCGCGTATTTTTCCTATAATCTGGATACAGCGAAGCATAACGTGTTGGTGCTTTCTTATGGTCGTCGCGTAGGCCGGCCTAATTATAGCAGTTTAAACCCTTTTACTTTTTTTGTGGATGAGTTCACCTACTTTTCGGGTAACCCCTTCCTGAAACCGCAGTTTACCGATAATTATAAACTGGCCTATAGCTTTAAAAGCCTGTTTACAGTTGCGGTTGCCTATGATTATACAACCGATGTGCAAGGTGAAACTATACATAACGATGGCAACGTGTTCATCAGCACCACCGGCAACATAGGGCAACTGAAAACATTAGATTTTTCAATAAACACAAATTTGCAGCCTGCCAAATGGTGGACGGTTAACCTATATGCCGAATTCTATAACAATACTTACCAGGGGCAATTTTATACAGGCTACCTCAATCAATCCAAAAATACATTTGATTTCAATGGCAGTAACCAGTTCACGATATCAAAAACCTGGAGTGCCGAAATCAGCGGCTTTTATGATAGCGGCGGGGCTTATGGTCAGTTTATTACCCTACCCAAGGGCATGCTGAATGCAGCTATTCAGAAAAAAATATTGAATAACAAAGGCTCCATCAAGTTAAATATGCGCGATATCCTGCACACCTTTAGCCCGAGCGGCACTATCACCAATATTGAGAATGCAACTGCAACGTTTCACAACTTTGTGGATACGCAGGTGGCAACCCTGGCATTTACCTATAGCTTTGGCAAATCAACCAACAACCCTCCAAAACGGGAAACCGGCGGGGCGGATAGTGAGCAGGGGAGAGCACATTAA
- a CDS encoding glycoside hydrolase family 32 protein has translation MNDKINCAQEYQPNLIRLASKAIGIVIFLFLLQNGVVKATDRQFKIEKKYLNIPVGNRARMKLFKININGLSKREFPVQLAEDAVNYWIFIDVTEFKGKTITLSCPTTEKALSRIYQDDRINGEDSLYKESLRPQVHFTVKRGWSNDINGPIYFNNQYHLFWQAFPFGKSWNTGYMYWGHATSKDMLHWTEHEPALMLDSLGSPWSGTAVIDKNNDAGWGKNTMILYYTAFDLTSFKQVQCMAYSTDEGKTFKRYSGNPIIDSNWEMQTNDTRDPKVFYYEPAKTWVMVLFERDGMSFYNSTDMKKWQKQSHFMGLHECPDFFELPVDENTNNKKWVLHGGSADYFIGSFDGKTFTPETPRMRYAVGKSDPDILYAAESFANMPDNRRVQIAWGRIAHPNMPFTQMMLFPTEFSLRTTAEGIKLVANPIREIETLHTTSNKWASLKAGEANDKLAKFISGAYHIKAKFTIGQNDSLRLNYNGNEILSIAGNECKPGDNTIEIIIDKTSSEIFINGGEHYVVERLSIFNKQGLTFTCSQNSINILQLELYEMKSVWNITNK, from the coding sequence ATGAATGATAAAATAAATTGCGCACAAGAGTATCAACCTAACTTGATTAGGCTGGCAAGCAAAGCCATAGGCATTGTTATTTTTTTGTTTCTGCTTCAAAACGGTGTTGTAAAAGCCACTGACAGGCAATTTAAAATTGAAAAAAAATACCTCAACATCCCTGTTGGTAACCGGGCGAGGATGAAGCTTTTTAAAATAAACATCAATGGCTTAAGCAAACGGGAGTTCCCTGTTCAACTGGCAGAAGATGCTGTGAATTATTGGATTTTTATTGATGTCACTGAATTTAAGGGCAAAACAATTACGCTGTCATGCCCCACCACTGAAAAGGCGTTAAGCCGTATCTACCAGGATGACAGGATCAACGGGGAGGACAGCCTGTACAAAGAAAGTTTAAGACCCCAGGTCCACTTCACAGTTAAAAGAGGTTGGAGTAATGATATCAACGGCCCCATTTATTTTAACAATCAATATCATTTGTTTTGGCAGGCATTTCCGTTCGGCAAGTCATGGAATACGGGTTATATGTATTGGGGGCATGCTACCAGTAAGGATATGCTCCATTGGACCGAACATGAGCCCGCTTTGATGCTTGATAGTTTAGGTTCACCCTGGTCTGGAACAGCAGTTATTGATAAAAATAATGATGCGGGCTGGGGTAAAAATACCATGATATTATACTATACTGCTTTCGACCTTACTTCCTTTAAACAGGTGCAATGTATGGCCTACAGCACGGATGAAGGCAAAACATTTAAGAGGTATAGCGGAAACCCCATCATTGACAGCAATTGGGAGATGCAAACCAATGATACAAGGGACCCGAAAGTATTCTATTATGAGCCGGCTAAAACCTGGGTGATGGTATTGTTTGAAAGGGACGGGATGTCGTTCTATAACTCTACAGATATGAAGAAATGGCAAAAGCAAAGCCACTTCATGGGCCTGCATGAGTGCCCTGATTTCTTTGAATTACCTGTAGATGAGAATACAAATAATAAAAAATGGGTGTTACATGGCGGCAGTGCAGATTACTTTATCGGCAGTTTTGATGGAAAAACGTTCACGCCCGAAACGCCCAGAATGCGGTATGCCGTCGGTAAATCGGATCCGGATATTTTATATGCGGCCGAGTCTTTTGCTAACATGCCGGATAACAGGCGGGTACAAATTGCCTGGGGAAGGATAGCGCACCCCAATATGCCTTTTACCCAAATGATGTTATTTCCTACAGAATTTTCATTGCGCACAACTGCAGAGGGGATCAAGCTTGTGGCCAACCCTATCCGCGAAATAGAAACTTTGCACACCACATCCAATAAATGGGCATCATTAAAAGCAGGTGAGGCTAACGATAAGCTGGCAAAATTCATATCCGGTGCATATCATATCAAGGCAAAATTTACGATTGGTCAAAACGATAGTTTGCGATTGAATTACAATGGGAACGAAATTTTGAGTATTGCCGGTAATGAGTGTAAACCGGGTGACAACACTATTGAGATCATAATCGATAAAACTTCCTCCGAGATCTTTATCAATGGTGGCGAGCATTACGTTGTTGAAAGACTTTCAATATTTAATAAGCAAGGGTTAACATTTACCTGTTCCCAAAACTCTATCAATATTTTACAATTGGAGTTGTATGAAATGAAGTCTGTCTGGAATATCACAAATAAATAA